The Malus domestica chromosome 08, GDT2T_hap1 genomic interval AGTAATCAAAATGATGCTTGTATCTACCTTACACCTACAATTTGTAACGTTAGTGCATTataattggagaaagccaaatATTTCTGAGGCAAGCCATCATCTCACCTCATCCTTCGTCATGCTCGACTCTTTGGCAGCTGACCAAGCTTTTGTGATCATCATCACCAATGCTGAGTCGAGTTGATTTTTCTCAGCCAAGTGATCTATCTTCCTACAAGCCGCATCAACAGTTGGAGAGTCGATAATATCTTGAAATTTCAGCTCTGCAGCATTCAGTGCTTCAATGCTTTCGGTTGCAGAATCATATGCTTGCACAGCAGCCAAGCACATATTTCCAATACTTGCCAAAGCTAgtcatacaaaaaataaattgtcaCAGCACCACACTGCTTATTAGAACTTAGGACAGAGGTGTGTCATGCATATAAATGAAGATAGGACAAGTATTTGTTCCTTCTAACAATATACTAAGTAGACGATGGACGAAGGCAAGGAGGAAGATGGCCATTAAATGATACTTATGCTTATGCTTCGTAAGTAGACACAACATGTGTTAATAGAGTGCAcatttccagaaaaaaaatcaaataattaaatgatACATAGTCTCACCAGTTTGCTCTGTCGGATTGTTGTAACAGGATTCAGCAACAGTGTGGAGATGCACAAAAAATTCTTGAGTGAAATCTTTGCGGCGTCTGGAAACAATTTCACTAATTTCTGATTGAGCCCCTCTAACGACTTTAAGAAGTTCATTGTGTCTTTGCACATCTTCATCAATCTGTGAAAGAGTAGCAACCCACTGTCAATTTCATtcaaacaaatttaaccatccCTTGAATAAAACAAACTCGAACAGATTAATTCCTCATAAATTTCATCACTACAAGTGATTAGTCCTGAAATTGTAAACATTCTTTAATCTTAACTCCCAACAAGTATTGTCTTAAGAAAGACGAGGGCTAAATTTTTCATTCGTGAAGGGGAAGTTGAATTGGATTAAGGAATTTGTCAATAGTACCATGGGAAAATTAACATacagacaacaacaacaacaacaaagccttttcccactaagtggagtcggctatatgaatcctagaacgccattgcgctcggttttgtgtcatgtcctccgttagatccaagtactcaagtcttttcttagggtctcttccaaagttttcctaggtcttcctctaccccttcggccctgaacctctgtcccgtagtcacattttcgaaccggagcgtcagtaggccttctttgcacatgtccaaaccaccggaaccgattttctctcatatttccttcaattttggctactcctactttacctcggataacctcattcccaatcttatcctttctcgtgtgcccatacatcccacgaagcatcctcatctccgctacacccattttgtgtacgttgatgcttcactgcccaacattctgtgccatacaacatcgctggccttattgccgtcctataaaattttcccttgagcttcagtggcctacgacggtcacacaacacgccggatgcactcttacacttcatccatccagcttgtattctatggttgagatctccatctaattctccgttctcttgcaagatagatcctaggtagcgaaaacggtcactttttgtgatcttcgctagattgctccggtcattagtgtggataagtatataaatggatatagataggaaagcaaacacaagatgtacgtggttcacccaaattggctacgtccacgaaatagaggagttctcattaattgtgaagggtttacccaaaagcaaacacaagatgtacgtggttcacccagattggctacgtccacggaatagaggagttctcattaattgtgaagggtttacacaagtacataggttcaagctctcctttagtgagtacaagtgaatgatttagtacaaatgacattaggaaatattgtgggagaatgatctcgtagccacaaaacttctaagtaccggagtgtggtatcgtcttgacttgcattatctgtctcataggtagatgtggcatcttctctggaagtactcttcctccatccaggggtggtatctgtaactggtggagatgcacaaggtaatgtatcaatttcacttgaagcttacttgtagtttcatgcttggtcaagcgcgatacaaaccatgtagtaggagtcccccaagtcgccgagctaggggatctgctgaaagaggtgacagacaaggtaagcaatcagagcttcggctgattgttcacattctccctatcttgcaggcagcatgaaggataaagagaagaaaaatgaggagagatgatatgggatacttttgcttttgaagaagtaactttccacaggcttattcttgaactgggctggagggttttctggtttcctccagagtataaggccgactgaagaatttgagggtcaaaacaagtccatcaaatctatagtacgttcgaccctgctgatatgggatacttttgcttttgacagagtagtggatgtatcggcacgtgtgctgttacgcttgtctccacatgcttccttgtatccttctcacttgccctatttgttccttaggcagatgcggtatcttccctggaagcataagatgttgaagatgagtactcgagagcaatgccaggtaagtaatcaggtaaggggttccaggcagtcagttcctggctggaagcttgattccaagtgctgactaattgctctctttctccttgtcttgcaggtaagaacaaggccaaaggaaaagacagggaaaaagcatgatatgggatactcttgcttttaaccctgatgatatgagatattcttgctctagtatagcttgtttacagaggtattatcggggggaaagaaagctgaatatttcgaaaggcttcgttgggagtgccctctcagataagagaaagggttgagcatttttgcaggtctgcctgtccgttagggatggaggtcgacatatataggagtctccctaacatcaagtaataatgctattcctttaccctgcttggttatagcacggtagtgggagctgccagcttcacatgttttaactctgtcagagcactttgaaaaagtggtctgtggtatctggaaagctgatgttgcgtgtgaagattacagacaagctttatccaaggagatccagctcttgaagttgggaaagtggtgcctcttcgattttcgaacaagcaatcctgtcggggatctggctctcgagattcggagaacgatgcctcttcgatttttgagaaagcaatcctgctgggggtctggctctcgagattcgaagagcggtgtctctttgatttttgagaaagtaatcatgttgggagtctggctctcgagattcggagggcggtgcctcttcgattttggagcaagcaatcttgttgggagtgttttctcgaatgtgagtacaggttgggcatgtttgctagtctaccttgccacgaagcacagaggttgacacaccgggactttccaattatccagtagtggtactgttcctttacccttgtgggtaataatatggtagctagaccttcaaaatttatgtgtttaaactttgttagtgttgtttctttgcaattcttttacccttcttggtcagagcgatgtagtgggagctgcaagcttcacgtgtctcaactttgttagagaactttggcaaagttatctgtggtacccatgagctactgttgcgtgtgggaagtgggtgattagacagtacgattcatgtgctttctacttcgtcagaaatcttcgacagaatgctcataatttccgcaaagctgagtgtgcgtgtgacaggtgctgacaaagctggaaaagtaggtgcttcttcgatttctgagatcggccctcgtggtctctgagcatcccagcttttgagaaagcaagcctcttcgatttctgagatcggctttcgtggtctttgagcagcccagcttttgagaaagcaaacgcctcttcgatttctgagatcgaccctcgtggtctctgagcagcccagcttttgagaaagcaaacgcctcttcgatttctgagcaggcgcctcttcgatttctgaagcttcgtcgagtgcagatttttataggggctgacattaagttccaaatcacacttgaatatccaccagtagaagctccattcttgcacttctaagatcttgatttgtccgacctcttctctcttcaacacctttgaaaatgtctggcccctccgaccgtcgttttgacttgaaccttgttgaagaggcagccccgccttctccagacaacatatggcgcccatccttcgtctcccctactggtcctcttaccgttggggattccgtgatgaagaatgatatgaccgctgcggtagtggccaggaaccttctcactcccaaagataacagactactttccaaacggtctgatgagttggctgttaaggattctctggctctcagtgttcagtgtgcaggttctgtgtctaatatggcccaacgcctatttgctcgaacccgccaagttgaatcattggcggctgaagtgatgagtctcaaacaggagattagagggctcaagcatgagaataaacagttgcaccggctcgcacatgactatgctacaaacatgaagaggaagcttgaccagatgaaggaatctgatggtcaggttttacttaatcatcagagatttgtgggtttgttccaaaggcatttattgccttcgtcttctggggctgtaccgcgtaatgaagctccaaatgatcaacctctgatgcctcctccttctagggttttgtccagtactgagactccgaatgatcctcctccgatgccttctctttctggggctctaccgactgctgagacttctcctaagcaacctttgtgaaggctccctcttgtttgtttattttgactcaagtatatgtacatatttgtaacttatcgcggatatcaataaataagctttccttcatttcaacgtattgtgttaaatacaccaaagccttcttcgctaagttctttgaattttcttttgttgaagcttgtatgttgaagctttgtgagtggagcatataggttgaggtagtgttcccttaatttcccgagtgaggaaaacttcttggttggagacttggaaaatccaagtcactgagtgggatcggctatatgaatcttagaacgccattgtgttctgtcctgtgtcatgtcctccgttagatccaagtactctaagtcttttcttagagtcttttccaaagttttcctaggtcttcctctgccccttcggccctgaacctctgtcccatagtcgcatcttctaatcggagcgtcattaggccttctttgcacatgtccaaaccaccgtaaccgattttctctcatctttccttcaatttcggctactcctactttaccccggatatcctcattcctaatcttatcctttctcctgtgcccacacatccaacgaagcatcctcatctccgctacacccattttgtgtacgtgttgatgcttcaccgcccaacattctgtgccatacagcatcgccggccttattgccgtcctataaaattttcccttgagcttcagtggcatacggcggtcacacaacacgccggatgcactcttccacttcatccatccagcttgtattctatggttaaaAAAACATCTGAATAAAAGACATTTAGGTAGTATCACTCTTAAGGGGTTCATAATACCTACCtctttcaatttccgtccaagCCGCAGAAGGTTATGCTTCATTCCGGGATCATCCTCAGCATCTGCACGGTCCTGACACCGCGTATAGAAATGAGGCCGGATATCGTCCCATTCCTTACTGAAAGCTAATAATCTTCTCCAGTCAGTTGGAGTGGGCTTGTCAACCAAGAAAACCTCAATAAGCTTGTCACATATTCGGGTCATCTTGTGGTCGTCCAATCCCCCAACCCCACCTTTCTCTTCCCCTTTCTCACCATTTCCACTGGGCTGATCTTCCACCGATATGCGATTAGAAGAATCAGAAACGGGCAACTCTTCTCCACTAGAGCAACTATTTGGCACTGCAGTTGTATCACCAACCGTAGCAGCAACAACAGAGGACCACCGTAACTTAACTGGTTCTCTAACTACCAAGTCACAACCTGGCAGTAGATAACAGATATCTGTTAAAAAAACAACTTCGAAACAGCAACAAACACCCTCAGCACAGATACAACAACAATTCCTCCTAAAAACTAACATGGTATTTCCCAATTCCTTTGATGCTTTCAGGACACgagttatatatacatatttttctCACTTCCGAATTTGACaaatgaaaacacacaaaatctTTGATAACACAGAACGACAATTACTTGAATGCTTAGTGCTAATTAAAAATACCCAGTTTATGAGAAATCGAAAACAACATCCATCTGTTGCAGAGTGACTCCAACTCAGCAAAAACCCCTCATACCAGAAACAAAAATTGTGAATTTGAGACCCCAAATGAAGGATTAAAACGACAATTATTACACAAACCGATACCCCGTTCATGAAAAATTCCCGCTAATGAAGAATTAAGCAtgtaattttcaaataaaagAACGTATAAAGTGCGTACCTTTGGTGATGCTATAAGATAGGGAGATAGATTTAGGGGAGGATCtgatggaggagagagaagagacgCGTTCTCTGGTGGCGGGTCTAGGGGCTCTGAGTGGGAAAGAACAAGACGGTTGGAGGGTGGCGGTGGAAACCTCCATGGACTTTGTACCAAATTAGTTTTGCTTGTCCGGGTGAAAGGAGTGTGGGAAAAGAAATGGCAAGTTGGCAACGACGGAGGGTTTTTCACCTTTCAGGCAATGAACAAAGAGGGTTTTAGTGACGGGTCCCCTTTCTcgaatgtttatttatttattattgtagtAAATAACATAGTAAACTACATTTTACCACctcaactttgaaacacataacaaacTTGTACCTCttttttaaacattgcaataaAAGGGTGCTGTGGTTGGGCTACAGAGATAACAACGGTGGTAGAGGAGGCAACAACGGTGATGGTGCAATTGTGTTATGGTGGTGGTGTTGACTGTGGCAGCAACAATGGTAGTGGCAGTTGTAGTGGTAGTGGTGGCGGCACGATTGTGGTGTGGTGGTGGTAATGGCAATGGTAGTGTAAGAGATTAGGGTTTGTAGTGGTAGGCTTTGTTCTTCAAGGATAAAATGTGTTTAGAAGGATAAgtaatgttatttttttaaattaatgagCGTATTACaggaattaaaaatatttattaaagaaTCAATTCTGCTTTTTGTTAAAACAGCTTTTAAAAGTAAGTTACAAACTGTTTTTAAAAACTGTGCTCGGATATCATTGATTTTAAAATAAGTaggatattttattttaatcaaaCATTTTTGTACTGTTtaactttaaaataaaatagtctttgataatatatatataaaataacagAGACAGAAAAATTTGTTTAAAGTTTTATAATCCTTGaggaaataaattcaaaaactaagAAAATACATCATTTCgacaaaagaaaggaagaatTATTTGTATTTCATTTTAGGTTCAAGTCTcgtcaaaaataaatttgaactatattattattagtttggttttggaataagaattttattaaaaataaattcccAACCCAATAAGCCCACAAGAATATTCAAAGTCCAAAACCCCGAGTGTTTAACTTTCATGTTTTCAGCCCACGGACTTCCCGCTTCCTGCTCTCCTCTCTTTTCCCTCTGAAAGTCGCGGTTTCACTTCAATCATCTTCTCCCTCTAAACCCCCAAATCAAAACTGTAACTTTCACCCAAACGTTTATTGCCCCTCACTGTAACTCCTTTGAGATCTCTCTCTCTGAGCGGTTTGTCTCCAATCCAACCAATCGCGCGCGCTCTCACTCCCTCTCAGATCTGTGAGATTTCTCTCTCGTTTCTCCATCGCTTTACGCTGATTTTTAGTTGATTCTCTGTAATTCGTTTGTTAATTGTTGAATTGGCTGCTGATTATATTTTTTTGCGTGTTTCGTTTACTGAGAAATTGATGAAATTAGGATGGAAATTGGAAAGTAATTTATTTGGTCAAAATAGTtgaaaattcacatttgcttAATGCTATTTTGTTGGTTATTGTTAAAATTGGTACTTTTTTCTGGGACTGCAAAATTGGTACTGTAATTTTTTTCTCACTGAAGCTATTCATACCTTTGATTTTGACCTGTTTATTGGGCAGTAATTATACCATCAACGTGACTACAGACTACCTTCTGTGCTTCTCAGTTGAATGGATAAACTAGTGTTGCATAGGGATTAGTAATTGTTTTCAACTAGGAACTACACACAAAGCTTTCGCTTGGTGACATTTTATTAAATTACTATGTCTGTTTAAACTTTAATTGGTATTTGCCAATAACAATCTTGCTAGGCTTGTTTTTAACCATAGTTTTCTTGCAATATTGTTAGTTAATTACTATCAACTAACATTTAGCAgctttgcattttattttgttaatagCTTTCCAAGTTATGACattcttaatttttgtttaaactCTTGCAGGATCCTGcttaaattcattgaattataGAGTTAAAAATTAAGGGCTGTGTTATAATGAGTTAGTGCTTGAAATTCATTCTTCCCGGCCTGATGGAGAAGGAGGCTTCACCTAAGGAAAATATCACAAGTCTTGTGGATGCTCAAGATTTGGACAAAGATACACTTGCTCTTCAGAAAGATCAGGGTGAACcatcaaaggagacaaaaaCTCCGAGTACAAGCACTGGTGGTCCCAAGTTAGACAATGATGGTGGAGA includes:
- the LOC103428862 gene encoding uncharacterized protein At4g37920, with amino-acid sequence MEVSTATLQPSCSFPLRAPRPATRERVSSLSSIRSSPKSISLSYSITKGCDLVVREPVKLRWSSVVAATVGDTTAVPNSCSSGEELPVSDSSNRISVEDQPSGNGEKGEEKGGVGGLDDHKMTRICDKLIEVFLVDKPTPTDWRRLLAFSKEWDDIRPHFYTRCQDRADAEDDPGMKHNLLRLGRKLKEIDEDVQRHNELLKVVRGAQSEISEIVSRRRKDFTQEFFVHLHTVAESCYNNPTEQTALASIGNMCLAAVQAYDSATESIEALNAAELKFQDIIDSPTVDAACRKIDHLAEKNQLDSALVMMITKAWSAAKESSMTKDEVKDVLYHLYVTARGNLQRLMPKEIRILKYLLTIEDPEERLAALHDAFTPGEELEGTDVDNLFTTPVQLHTWMKAIVDAYHFSQEGTLIREARDLMNPKIIQKMEELKKLVENKFL